One window of Branchiostoma lanceolatum isolate klBraLanc5 chromosome 6, klBraLanc5.hap2, whole genome shotgun sequence genomic DNA carries:
- the LOC136437213 gene encoding E3 ubiquitin-protein ligase TRIM56-like, which translates to MATAEFPTDIGVDFLQCTVCCDTFKEPKTLIPCLHTFCKSCLKECVTKQRVSHLSCPLCRQEVPIPEDGVEGLKNNSFIASLVAAVQDYIKIRENPSKILCSHCDAGAVATSRCVECAEFLCHSCESAHRRLKSTNGHTRLTIDELQTGEHGDKLRAKRIPKCEVHPSKTVWLYCTTCDVPICRECAGTDHQEPAHQHEELSQAAAERKKTIKDLIARCQWQVQNLHKHEKMLAKMESYLEENEEKAKAEVTTNMKRLITIIQQEETVMLDSITMAAEQQRKKLQGQLEEKQTSLASAKRTCDFAMALAREGDIFEMLTFSKEIEQRLHSIAAQPSTGPGADLAKITVEYGSLKQQLKTDFPKNTKLFGKGSDRRREPEVE; encoded by the exons ATGGCGACCGCAGAATTTCCAACAGACATTGGTGTCGACTTTCTGCAGTGTACGGTCTGCTGCGACACTTTTAAGGAGCCGAAGACTCTCATTCCCTGCCTTCATACCTTCTGCAAATCGTGTTTGAAGGAATGTGTCACAAAGCAACGTGTCAGTCATCTTTCTTGTCCGCTCTGTCGCCAGGAGGTGCCTATTCCTGAGGATGGAGTCGAGGGGCTCAAGAATAACTCTTTCATCGCAAGTCTTGTTGCAGCCGTTCAGGACTACATCAAAATACGCGAAAACCCCAGCAAAATCCTCTGTTCCCACTGCGACGCCGGTGCCGTGGCGACGTCCAGGTGTGTGGAGTGTGCCGAGTTTCTCTGCCACAGTTGTGAATCCGCCCACCGTCGTCTGAAATCCACAAATGGACACACGCGTCTCACCATAGATGAGCTACAAACGGGGGAACACGGCGACAAACTCCGTGCAAAAAGGATCCCGAAATGCGAGGTTCATCCTAGTAAAACGGTGTGGTTATACTGCACAACGTGCGACGTTCCCATCTGCAGGGAATGTGCAGGCACCGACCACCAAGAGCCTGCGCACCAGCACGAAGAGTTGAGCCAGGCAGCAGCGGAGAGAAAGAAGACGATCAAAGATCTCATCGCGCGATGCCAATGGCAGGTCCAAAATCTACACAAGCATGAGAAGATGCTAGCAAAGATGGAGTCGTACCTCGAGGAAAACGAGGAGAAAGCAAAAGCTGAGGTCACTACGAACATGAAACGGCTCATCACCATTATCCAGCAAGAAGAGACTGTTATGCTCGACTCTATAACAATGGCTGCAGAGcagcaaagaaagaaattacAGGGCCAACTGGAAGAGAAGCAAACCTCGCTCGCAAGCGCGAAGAGAACTTGTGACTTCGCGATGGCACTAGCACGGGAaggggacatctttgaaatgcTGACCTTCAGCAAGGAAATAGAGCAACGTCTGCACAGCATCGCAGCGCAACCCAGCACAGGCCCTGGTGCTGATCTGGCGAAAATCACCGTAGAATATGGCAGTCTCAAGCAACAACTAAAAACGGACTTTCCAAAGAATACCAA ACTATTCGGCAAGGGAAGCGATAGGAGGAGGGAACCGGAggtagaatag